One window of the Oceanicaulis sp. genome contains the following:
- the puhC gene encoding photosynthetic complex assembly protein PuhC, whose product MDHAEDDYQITPGALIAVGLLALGAILVAVLSPSALGPPQAEALNQRLVAVEDTVQDGMVLRDAQTGAVLAELVIEGDLFAMTALRSVTGRVGARPESGGFTVLVIEQPDGTGFIRDPATGRTMPLSGFGPDNAEALLALVDG is encoded by the coding sequence ATGGATCACGCCGAAGACGACTATCAGATCACGCCCGGCGCGCTGATCGCGGTGGGGCTTCTGGCGCTGGGCGCGATCCTCGTGGCGGTCCTCTCGCCCAGCGCGCTCGGCCCGCCTCAGGCCGAGGCGCTGAACCAGCGCCTCGTCGCGGTCGAGGACACCGTGCAGGACGGCATGGTGCTGCGCGATGCGCAGACCGGCGCGGTGCTGGCCGAGCTGGTGATCGAGGGCGATCTGTTCGCGATGACCGCGCTGCGTTCGGTCACGGGCCGGGTCGGCGCACGGCCCGAAAGCGGCGGGTTCACGGTTCTGGTGATCGAACAGCCCGACGGCACGGGCTTCATCCGCGATCCCGCCACCGGCCGCACCATGCCGCTCTCAGGCTTCGGGCCGGACAACGCCGAGGCGCTGCTGGCGCTGGTGGACGGGTAG
- a CDS encoding DUF4142 domain-containing protein has protein sequence MAERHTGPMNFVDKAMDKIGGMLGKTKASGTDDAGEFVENAAIGNAYELKAAHIAKQRTQNQQVREFAEQMIADHEHAKNELQSTLTTHPDAPNTPDGLDSRREQMVEHLEKAPDEEFDARYAEQQDLAHQETVKLFESYADEGGHAGLKRFAAQMLPTLREHLEKAQALRSRLDGAH, from the coding sequence ATGGCGGAACGACACACAGGCCCGATGAACTTCGTGGACAAGGCGATGGACAAGATCGGCGGCATGCTCGGCAAGACCAAGGCGAGCGGGACCGACGACGCCGGCGAGTTCGTCGAGAACGCCGCGATCGGCAACGCCTACGAGCTCAAGGCCGCCCATATCGCCAAGCAGCGCACGCAGAACCAGCAGGTGCGCGAGTTCGCCGAGCAGATGATCGCCGACCACGAGCACGCCAAAAACGAGCTTCAGTCCACGCTCACCACCCATCCCGACGCGCCGAACACGCCCGACGGGCTGGACAGCCGCCGCGAGCAGATGGTCGAGCATCTTGAAAAGGCGCCCGACGAGGAATTCGACGCGCGCTACGCCGAGCAGCAGGACCTCGCCCACCAGGAGACGGTGAAGCTGTTTGAAAGCTACGCCGATGAGGGCGGCCATGCCGGTCTGAAGCGCTTCGCCGCCCAGATGCTGCCCACCCTGCGCGAGCACTTGGAAAAAGCGCAGGCCCTGCGCAGCCGCCTCGACGGCGCGCACTAG
- a CDS encoding type I restriction-modification enzyme R subunit C-terminal domain-containing protein, which yields MSASQIDFIELLIEELTRSGVVEAGRLYEPPFTDTSPLGIDGLFEDADAEKVVSILGEIERRALPTEPQEAAV from the coding sequence ATCTCGGCTAGTCAGATCGACTTCATCGAACTGTTGATTGAAGAGCTGACGCGCTCCGGCGTCGTCGAGGCGGGGCGTCTCTACGAGCCGCCTTTCACAGACACCAGCCCCCTCGGCATCGACGGCCTGTTCGAGGACGCCGACGCCGAAAAGGTGGTGAGTATTTTAGGCGAAATCGAACGCAGGGCGCTTCCGACCGAGCCGCAGGAAGCAGCGGTCTGA
- a CDS encoding LysR family transcriptional regulator — MDRIDAFRLFAAVAELESFTRAADRLGLTPGAASKQIAALEDRMQARLLERTTRSVRLTDAGRALLDRVRPWLHEYEAIENGLVSAQAAAAGVLRVSASVDFGANRLIEPVTAFMDKWPQVEVRLELADRMVDLVDEGYDLAVRIGHLTDSSLIAKKLADAPLTLIASPDYLARHGAPSHPSELSRHACIVDRNKPAPNLWRFSNGVETVEAKITGRLSLNGARAAVAAACAGAGIACPPGWAAKESIEAGRCVPVLEGWAPDHRDLWAVFPSNRYLAHRVRLFVDHLADWFKDGL, encoded by the coding sequence ATGGACCGCATCGACGCGTTTCGCCTTTTCGCCGCCGTCGCCGAGCTCGAGAGCTTCACCCGGGCCGCCGACCGGCTCGGCCTGACGCCGGGCGCCGCGTCCAAGCAGATCGCCGCGCTGGAAGACCGCATGCAGGCGCGCCTGCTCGAACGCACCACGCGCTCTGTCCGGCTGACGGACGCTGGCCGGGCGCTGCTCGACCGGGTGCGGCCCTGGCTTCACGAATACGAGGCGATCGAGAACGGTCTGGTCTCGGCCCAGGCCGCAGCCGCGGGCGTGCTGCGCGTCTCGGCCTCGGTGGATTTCGGCGCGAACCGGCTGATCGAGCCGGTCACCGCCTTCATGGACAAATGGCCCCAGGTGGAGGTTCGCCTCGAACTCGCCGACCGCATGGTCGATCTCGTCGACGAGGGTTACGACCTTGCGGTGCGCATCGGCCATCTCACCGATTCAAGCCTGATCGCGAAGAAGCTCGCCGACGCGCCGCTGACCCTCATCGCGAGCCCGGACTATCTCGCTCGCCACGGCGCGCCGTCCCATCCGTCCGAGTTGTCGCGTCACGCCTGCATCGTGGATCGCAACAAGCCTGCGCCCAATCTCTGGCGCTTCTCGAACGGCGTGGAGACGGTCGAGGCGAAGATCACCGGCCGGCTGAGCCTGAACGGCGCGCGCGCGGCGGTCGCTGCGGCGTGTGCGGGGGCGGGGATCGCCTGCCCGCCGGGCTGGGCGGCGAAGGAGTCCATCGAAGCGGGCCGCTGCGTGCCGGTGCTGGAAGGCTGGGCGCCCGATCATCGCGATCTGTGGGCGGTCTTCCCCTCGAACCGCTATCTCGCCCATAGGGTGAGGCTGTTCGTCGATCACCTGGCCGACTGGTTCAAGGACGGGCTCTAG
- a CDS encoding site-specific integrase: MSNKLKLTNTNVRALATTGQDYKVWDTEVSGLHVRVTKAGSKSFAFFYRTADGRQRSIRIGKTTMTVTEARERARALRVQVDQGEDPSQERKGRLTAPTMADLWDAYLEQHAKPNKKPRSIAEDERLWRMHLSPRFAKEKVANVSVAEVRTMMSKMRDTPGAANRSFALLSMMFTFAIQNEWRETNPCRAVKKYPENQIERYLSAEETERLLAACDADENETAARIVEFLVLTGARKSEVFSMEWRDLQGLATETPTWLIPVGQQKGERHTRKAFARQLSPQAADLLRRWKGECPTPSVRYVFPSPRKPDQPVPCIKGAWDRIRQRANLKDVRIHDLRHSFASFAVNNGAPLYAVGGALGHKDVKTTQRYAHLTDQTVRGVASGVGAIVGSFRGR; this comes from the coding sequence ATGTCGAACAAGCTGAAACTCACCAACACCAACGTCCGCGCGCTCGCTACGACCGGACAGGACTACAAGGTTTGGGACACCGAGGTCTCAGGGCTTCATGTCCGCGTCACCAAGGCCGGGTCGAAGTCCTTCGCCTTTTTCTACCGCACGGCGGATGGTCGTCAGCGTTCAATCCGGATCGGCAAGACCACGATGACCGTCACCGAGGCCCGTGAGCGTGCCCGTGCACTGCGTGTTCAGGTGGATCAAGGCGAGGACCCGTCTCAAGAGCGCAAGGGGCGTCTCACCGCGCCGACGATGGCGGACCTGTGGGACGCGTATCTTGAGCAGCACGCCAAGCCCAACAAGAAACCCCGGAGCATCGCCGAGGACGAGCGTCTGTGGCGCATGCACCTTTCGCCCCGTTTCGCCAAGGAGAAGGTGGCCAACGTGAGCGTGGCCGAGGTCCGGACCATGATGTCCAAGATGCGCGACACCCCCGGAGCCGCCAATCGCTCGTTTGCGCTCCTGTCTATGATGTTCACCTTCGCGATCCAGAACGAATGGCGCGAGACCAACCCGTGCCGTGCGGTCAAGAAGTACCCGGAGAACCAGATCGAGCGCTACCTGTCGGCGGAGGAGACCGAACGGCTGCTCGCGGCCTGTGACGCAGACGAGAATGAGACTGCCGCGCGGATCGTGGAGTTTCTGGTTCTCACCGGGGCGCGCAAGAGCGAGGTGTTCTCGATGGAGTGGCGGGACCTTCAGGGTCTGGCGACTGAAACGCCGACTTGGCTGATCCCCGTAGGTCAGCAGAAGGGCGAGCGCCATACCCGCAAAGCTTTTGCCCGCCAGCTTTCGCCCCAAGCGGCTGATCTTCTGCGCCGCTGGAAAGGCGAGTGTCCGACGCCTTCAGTCCGGTACGTTTTCCCTTCGCCCCGGAAGCCGGACCAGCCGGTGCCCTGCATCAAGGGTGCGTGGGATCGCATCCGCCAGCGTGCGAACCTGAAAGACGTGCGGATTCACGATCTCCGGCACTCATTCGCCTCGTTCGCCGTGAACAATGGCGCACCGCTCTACGCGGTGGGCGGAGCGCTCGGCCATAAGGATGTGAAGACGACGCAGCGTTACGCTCACTTGACGGACCAGACCGTGCGTGGGGTCGCCTCTGGCGTTGGCGCAATTGTTGGATCATTCCGGGGGCGGTGA
- the pufM gene encoding photosynthetic reaction center subunit M — translation MARFRSLYTQIQMRGPVDKPIPVPGRERFGFLGPYFSAWLGWIGDPQIGRSYFGWWGWAALIFGTISICIMGFNFWAQADWNLIAFIRGMGWHRLDPPTGPGLHLRPLNEGGWWQWAGFTLTISVLCWWARIYTRAKALGMGTHVSWAFASAIWLFLCIGLFRPLIMGSWEEAPPFGIIPHLNWTATISVLYGNFYYNPFHCLSIVFLYGSVLLWAMHGGTILATARFGAEREAEEIADRGTATERGALFWRWTMGFNANFESIHRWIYWFAILTPITGGIGILLTGTVVDNWYEWGVKWGLAPTYPEMYPDLVPPEGAEQGTLDP, via the coding sequence ATGGCCCGTTTCCGCTCGCTCTACACCCAGATCCAGATGCGCGGCCCGGTCGACAAGCCGATCCCGGTGCCCGGCCGCGAGCGCTTCGGATTTCTCGGGCCGTATTTCTCCGCCTGGCTGGGCTGGATCGGCGATCCGCAGATCGGCCGGTCCTATTTCGGCTGGTGGGGCTGGGCGGCGCTGATCTTCGGCACGATCTCGATCTGCATCATGGGCTTCAATTTCTGGGCCCAGGCGGACTGGAACCTCATCGCCTTCATCCGCGGCATGGGCTGGCACAGGCTCGATCCGCCCACCGGGCCGGGGCTCCACCTGCGTCCGCTCAACGAGGGCGGCTGGTGGCAATGGGCCGGGTTCACCCTGACGATCTCGGTGCTGTGCTGGTGGGCGCGCATCTACACCCGCGCCAAGGCGCTGGGCATGGGCACGCATGTCAGCTGGGCGTTCGCCTCTGCGATCTGGCTGTTTCTGTGCATCGGGCTGTTCAGGCCGCTGATCATGGGCAGCTGGGAAGAGGCGCCGCCCTTCGGCATCATCCCGCACCTCAACTGGACCGCAACGATTTCAGTGCTTTACGGGAATTTCTACTATAACCCGTTCCACTGCCTCTCCATCGTCTTCCTGTACGGCTCGGTTTTGCTCTGGGCGATGCATGGCGGCACGATCCTGGCGACCGCCCGCTTCGGCGCCGAGCGCGAGGCCGAGGAGATCGCCGATCGCGGCACGGCGACCGAGCGCGGCGCGCTGTTCTGGCGCTGGACCATGGGCTTCAACGCCAATTTCGAGTCCATCCATCGCTGGATCTACTGGTTCGCCATCCTCACCCCGATCACCGGCGGCATCGGCATCCTTCTGACCGGCACGGTGGTCGACAATTGGTACGAGTGGGGCGTGAAATGGGGCCTCGCGCCGACCTATCCGGAGATGTACCCCGATCTGGTTCCGCCCGAGGGCGCAGAACAGGGGACGCTGGACCCATGA
- a CDS encoding 3-hydroxyacyl-CoA dehydrogenase NAD-binding domain-containing protein: MTYTHFKFDVDGDGIALITFDSPNVSMNVLSNAVMGEIDDIVNKIASDGAIKGAVITSGKKAFCAGADLSELGGGMAELSGLSEEEAKAKLFETAYRLNQTLRNLETCGKPIAAAINGLALGGGFEVTLACHYRVMASDTGAKLGLPESLVGVLPGGGGTQRLPRLIGVMNAAPIMLQGKQFDADSAKAQGVVHEVAPASEIVAKAKELVKADPMGGKQPWDQDKFKIPGGGPFHPAGMQVFAGASPMLLKETYGNYPAQRYILSCVYEGLQVPMDAALRIESRYFTKLLMRPESRNMIRSLFLSKQALEKGARRPAGQEKKELRKIGVIGAGFMGAGVATVSAQAGLEVVLIDKDQESADKGKQHVADHFAKGVKKGKVTEEAARAKTDLVTATTDYSLLKDVDLVVEAVFENSELKHKITQMAEEHLPETAVFGSNTSTIPITSLAEASKRPENFIGIHFFSPVEKMMLVELIVGEKTGDAAISLALDFVGKIKKTPIVVADTRGFYANRCVMRYIEQGMYMLTEGVKPALIENGAKMAGMPVGPLSLQDEVAIDLGYKVLQQTKKDLGDKFEDTPNATVIEKMYELGRYGRKNAKGFYVYGEDGKRLWDELDQFAPGGKLAEDQPTVAEIKDRILYAQAIEAARTMEENIVADPREADVGSILAWGFAPYTGGVLSFIDTVGAAKFVARADELKAKYGKPFEVPQLLRDMAAKNETFYGRFKPAKAA, translated from the coding sequence ATGACCTACACCCACTTCAAATTCGACGTCGACGGCGACGGGATCGCGCTGATCACCTTCGACAGCCCGAACGTCTCGATGAACGTGCTGTCGAACGCCGTCATGGGCGAGATCGACGACATCGTGAACAAGATCGCCTCCGACGGGGCGATCAAGGGCGCGGTGATCACGTCCGGCAAGAAAGCCTTCTGCGCGGGCGCGGACCTCAGCGAGCTGGGCGGCGGCATGGCCGAGCTGTCCGGCCTGTCCGAGGAGGAGGCGAAGGCCAAGCTCTTCGAGACCGCCTATCGTCTGAACCAGACGCTGCGCAATCTCGAGACCTGCGGCAAGCCGATCGCGGCGGCGATCAACGGCCTGGCGCTGGGCGGCGGCTTCGAGGTGACGCTCGCGTGCCATTACCGCGTCATGGCCAGCGACACCGGCGCCAAGCTGGGCCTGCCTGAATCCCTGGTTGGCGTTCTGCCCGGCGGCGGCGGCACCCAGCGCCTGCCGCGCCTGATCGGCGTGATGAACGCCGCCCCGATCATGCTGCAGGGCAAGCAGTTCGACGCCGACAGCGCCAAGGCGCAGGGCGTGGTGCACGAGGTCGCTCCGGCGTCGGAGATCGTCGCCAAGGCCAAGGAGCTGGTCAAAGCCGACCCGATGGGCGGCAAGCAGCCCTGGGATCAGGACAAGTTCAAGATCCCCGGCGGCGGCCCGTTCCACCCCGCCGGCATGCAGGTCTTCGCCGGCGCTTCGCCGATGCTGCTGAAAGAGACCTACGGCAACTATCCGGCTCAGCGTTACATCCTGTCTTGCGTCTACGAGGGCCTGCAGGTCCCGATGGACGCCGCGCTCAGGATCGAGAGCCGGTATTTCACCAAGCTGCTGATGCGGCCTGAAAGCCGGAACATGATCCGCTCGCTCTTCCTGTCCAAGCAGGCGCTTGAAAAGGGCGCCCGCCGGCCGGCCGGTCAGGAGAAGAAGGAACTCAGGAAGATCGGCGTCATCGGCGCAGGCTTCATGGGCGCTGGCGTCGCCACCGTGTCGGCCCAGGCCGGGCTTGAAGTGGTCCTCATCGACAAGGACCAGGAAAGCGCGGACAAGGGCAAGCAGCACGTCGCCGACCACTTCGCCAAGGGCGTGAAGAAGGGCAAGGTGACCGAGGAGGCCGCCAGGGCGAAGACCGATCTCGTCACCGCGACGACGGATTACAGCCTGCTCAAGGACGTCGATCTCGTCGTCGAGGCGGTGTTCGAGAACTCAGAGCTCAAGCACAAGATCACGCAGATGGCCGAAGAGCATCTGCCCGAGACCGCCGTGTTCGGCTCGAACACCTCGACCATTCCGATCACCTCGCTGGCCGAGGCCTCGAAGCGTCCGGAGAACTTCATCGGCATCCACTTCTTCTCGCCGGTCGAGAAGATGATGCTGGTCGAGCTGATCGTGGGCGAGAAGACGGGCGATGCGGCGATCTCGCTGGCGCTCGACTTCGTGGGCAAGATCAAGAAGACCCCGATCGTGGTCGCCGACACGCGCGGCTTCTACGCGAACCGTTGCGTCATGCGCTATATCGAGCAGGGCATGTACATGCTCACCGAGGGCGTCAAACCCGCCCTGATCGAGAACGGCGCGAAGATGGCCGGCATGCCGGTGGGCCCGCTTTCCCTTCAGGACGAGGTCGCGATCGATCTCGGCTACAAGGTGCTGCAGCAGACCAAGAAGGACCTCGGCGACAAGTTCGAGGACACCCCGAACGCCACCGTCATCGAGAAGATGTACGAGCTCGGCCGCTACGGGCGGAAGAACGCCAAGGGCTTCTACGTCTACGGCGAGGACGGCAAGCGGCTCTGGGACGAGCTCGACCAGTTCGCGCCCGGCGGGAAGCTGGCCGAAGACCAGCCCACGGTCGCCGAGATCAAGGACCGCATCCTCTACGCCCAGGCCATCGAGGCCGCGCGCACCATGGAGGAGAACATCGTCGCCGATCCGCGCGAAGCCGATGTCGGCTCGATCCTGGCCTGGGGCTTCGCGCCCTATACCGGCGGGGTGCTGAGCTTCATCGACACCGTGGGCGCGGCGAAGTTCGTGGCCCGGGCCGACGAGCTGAAAGCCAAATACGGCAAGCCCTTCGAAGTCCCGCAGCTCCTGCGCGACATGGCCGCCAAGAACGAAACCTTCTACGGCCGCTTCAAGCCGGCGAAGGCGGCCTAG
- the puhB gene encoding photosynthetic complex putative assembly protein PuhB produces the protein MSRVSETEACEALPGPLPEGERVLWAARPPFGGLMRHLFKGRWLAGIVGVLAVWPVLAALDAGYPLARALTAVVLFLPVAAPVAVLLWISARLAARHTLYVATDRRVILHVGYVFTRTINLPLTEVRDLAVRVREDGLADLQLTVDRTAPIGYAALFPHVRLEKIFSPTPVLRCIPDGEQAAAALAEALMRARPGFVAGGAERPAAEAA, from the coding sequence ATGAGCCGGGTCAGCGAAACCGAAGCGTGCGAGGCTCTGCCCGGACCGCTTCCCGAAGGCGAACGCGTGCTCTGGGCGGCGCGGCCGCCTTTCGGCGGCCTTATGCGGCATCTGTTCAAGGGGCGCTGGCTCGCCGGGATCGTCGGCGTGCTGGCGGTCTGGCCGGTGCTCGCCGCGCTCGACGCGGGCTATCCGCTCGCCCGGGCGCTGACCGCCGTGGTGCTGTTCCTGCCGGTCGCCGCGCCCGTGGCCGTGCTGTTGTGGATCTCCGCCAGGCTCGCGGCGCGGCACACGCTCTACGTGGCGACCGACCGGCGGGTGATCCTTCATGTCGGCTATGTCTTCACCCGCACGATCAACCTGCCGCTGACCGAGGTGAGGGACCTTGCGGTGAGAGTGCGCGAGGACGGGCTCGCCGATCTCCAGCTCACCGTCGACCGCACGGCGCCGATCGGATACGCGGCGCTGTTTCCGCATGTGCGGCTTGAGAAGATATTCAGCCCCACCCCGGTGCTGCGCTGCATTCCCGACGGCGAACAGGCCGCCGCCGCGCTCGCCGAGGCGCTGATGCGCGCCCGGCCGGGCTTCGTGGCCGGCGGCGCGGAACGCCCCGCAGCCGAGGCGGCCTGA
- the pufC gene encoding photosynthetic reaction center cytochrome PufC translates to MKRDPQGKRLFFTLVALFGGGGLLAVLLLPDWDSPPMSNEAWVSEELGPAAISMYTLNARTRRPDPLNELEFPVPPLVEDAGVTAGEVYDDVQVLGDLDRAQFDRLQVAITRWVAPNEGCTFCHAEAANGLPDFDAEPPYQFDVAREMMKMVRELNAEEDHIRPQGVTCFTCHRGQNVPEYGWYKAGDWPGPEERWYQEPPPWIRTATTIRDFFPREAFELFLLEDDRAAGLQARDAIVPPEREPELPPEEGPVFTRAENTYLLMMQMSDALGQNCTFCHNTRAFYDWEQSTPYRVDAFHAIHQTRRINRDHIEPLADILPEDRLGPVGDPFKANCMSCHVGERKPLGGVPMLSLFPGLVGETPEPETARPPRARP, encoded by the coding sequence ATGAAACGCGATCCCCAGGGCAAGCGCCTGTTCTTCACCCTCGTGGCGCTCTTCGGCGGCGGCGGGCTTCTGGCCGTGCTCCTGCTGCCGGACTGGGACAGCCCGCCCATGTCCAACGAAGCCTGGGTGAGCGAGGAGCTCGGCCCCGCGGCGATCTCGATGTACACGCTGAACGCCCGCACCCGGCGGCCCGACCCTCTGAACGAGCTGGAGTTTCCTGTTCCGCCCCTGGTCGAGGACGCAGGCGTCACCGCCGGCGAGGTCTATGACGACGTGCAGGTCCTGGGCGATCTCGACCGGGCCCAGTTCGACCGGCTTCAGGTCGCCATCACCCGCTGGGTCGCGCCGAACGAGGGCTGCACCTTCTGTCACGCCGAGGCGGCGAACGGCCTGCCCGATTTCGACGCCGAGCCGCCCTACCAGTTCGACGTGGCGCGCGAGATGATGAAGATGGTCCGGGAACTCAACGCCGAGGAGGACCATATCCGGCCGCAAGGGGTGACCTGCTTCACCTGCCATCGCGGTCAGAACGTGCCCGAGTACGGCTGGTACAAGGCCGGCGACTGGCCCGGCCCCGAGGAGCGCTGGTATCAGGAGCCCCCGCCCTGGATCCGCACCGCGACGACGATCCGGGATTTCTTCCCGCGCGAGGCGTTCGAGCTGTTCCTGCTCGAGGACGATCGCGCCGCGGGGCTTCAGGCGCGCGACGCGATCGTCCCGCCTGAGCGCGAGCCTGAGCTGCCGCCCGAGGAAGGCCCGGTCTTCACCCGCGCTGAGAACACCTACCTTCTGATGATGCAGATGTCGGACGCTTTGGGGCAGAACTGCACCTTCTGCCACAACACCCGCGCCTTCTACGACTGGGAGCAGAGCACGCCCTACCGGGTGGACGCCTTCCACGCCATCCACCAGACCCGGCGGATCAATCGCGACCATATCGAGCCGCTGGCCGACATCCTGCCTGAAGACCGGCTCGGCCCTGTCGGCGATCCGTTCAAGGCAAATTGCATGTCCTGCCATGTCGGCGAGCGAAAGCCGCTGGGCGGCGTGCCGATGCTTTCGCTGTTTCCAGGCCTGGTCGGCGAAACCCCCGAGCCCGAGACCGCCCGGCCGCCTAGAGCCCGTCCTTGA
- the puhA gene encoding photosynthetic reaction center subunit H, with protein MEPTPAYSGFDGAMAALLIFAVFFFWLVFFHLRPQDKREGYPTIRPDGSVPFRQGKGLFPMPKAKEIRRPHGQPTVVTPRSASQAGPQPEVMPERNGKPLHPRVDGLLEGIGPAAWSEREDVADLNKEGDPKLASMLREPEYSILEGCPDPRGWPVQGGDQVRAGAVRDIWFNRAEFFPRYMEVESEAGDYLLPIFFAVIDSELELVIVRDMPGERLSNAPFRRHDDRITLLEEDKVNAFFAGGRFYGNSPRGKDVA; from the coding sequence ATGGAACCGACTCCTGCTTATTCCGGATTCGACGGCGCGATGGCCGCGCTTTTGATCTTTGCGGTCTTCTTTTTCTGGCTGGTGTTCTTTCACCTAAGACCCCAGGACAAACGGGAAGGCTATCCCACGATCCGGCCCGACGGCTCGGTGCCGTTCAGGCAGGGCAAGGGGTTGTTTCCCATGCCCAAGGCCAAGGAAATCCGCCGCCCGCACGGCCAGCCCACGGTCGTCACGCCGCGTTCCGCCTCTCAGGCCGGCCCCCAGCCCGAGGTCATGCCCGAACGAAACGGCAAGCCGCTCCATCCCAGGGTGGACGGCCTGCTCGAAGGGATCGGCCCGGCCGCCTGGTCTGAACGCGAGGACGTCGCCGATCTCAACAAGGAGGGCGATCCCAAGCTCGCCTCCATGTTGCGCGAACCGGAGTATTCCATCCTTGAAGGCTGCCCCGATCCGCGCGGCTGGCCGGTGCAGGGCGGCGATCAGGTGCGGGCCGGGGCCGTGCGCGACATCTGGTTCAACCGCGCGGAATTCTTCCCGCGCTATATGGAAGTGGAGTCCGAGGCCGGCGACTATCTGCTGCCGATCTTTTTCGCCGTCATCGACAGCGAGCTCGAGCTCGTGATCGTGCGCGACATGCCCGGCGAGCGGCTGTCGAACGCCCCGTTCCGCCGCCATGACGACCGGATCACCCTGCTTGAAGAAGACAAGGTCAACGCCTTCTTCGCGGGCGGCCGGTTCTACGGCAATTCGCCGCGCGGAAAGGACGTCGCATGA
- the pufL gene encoding photosynthetic reaction center subunit L yields MALLTYEPRYRAAGGGLVRGTPFDFWVGPFYVGFFGVTTILFTIVGVTCLFLDIAETGVWNVWQMTVAPPPLSYGLGWAPFYDGGSWIIVTICAHGAFISWALRQVEIARKLGMGLHVPFAFSAAIFAYSTLTVIRPVLLGAWGHGFPYGIFAHLDWVSNVGYQGLHFHYNPAHMIAVSFFFGTTLILAMHGGVILSTVNNPVRETAKFGEHENQYFRDIIFYSIGPLGIHRLGWICAINAGLWSALCMLIAGPFWSGGWPYWYDWYLQLPFWDELGLPGLSREMENA; encoded by the coding sequence ATGGCTCTTCTCACGTACGAGCCGCGATACCGCGCCGCCGGAGGCGGCCTGGTGCGCGGCACGCCGTTCGACTTCTGGGTCGGACCTTTTTATGTCGGCTTTTTCGGCGTCACGACGATCCTGTTCACGATCGTCGGGGTGACCTGCCTGTTTCTGGACATCGCGGAAACCGGCGTGTGGAACGTCTGGCAGATGACCGTCGCGCCGCCCCCGCTCAGCTACGGGCTGGGCTGGGCGCCCTTCTACGACGGCGGGTCCTGGATCATCGTGACGATCTGCGCGCACGGCGCCTTCATCTCCTGGGCGCTGAGACAGGTGGAGATCGCGCGCAAGCTGGGCATGGGGCTTCACGTGCCGTTCGCGTTCAGCGCGGCGATCTTCGCGTATTCCACCCTCACCGTGATCCGGCCGGTGCTGCTGGGCGCGTGGGGGCACGGCTTTCCCTACGGGATATTCGCCCATCTCGATTGGGTGTCGAACGTCGGCTATCAGGGCCTGCACTTTCATTACAATCCGGCGCACATGATCGCGGTGTCGTTCTTCTTCGGAACGACGCTGATCCTGGCCATGCACGGCGGGGTGATCCTGTCCACGGTCAACAATCCCGTGCGCGAGACCGCGAAATTCGGCGAGCACGAGAACCAGTATTTCCGCGACATCATCTTCTATTCGATCGGCCCGCTGGGCATTCACCGGCTGGGCTGGATCTGCGCGATCAACGCCGGGCTGTGGAGCGCGCTGTGCATGCTGATCGCCGGGCCGTTCTGGTCGGGCGGATGGCCGTACTGGTACGACTGGTATCTGCAGCTGCCCTTCTGGGACGAGCTCGGCCTGCCCGGCCTGTCGCGCGAGATGGAGAACGCCTGA